Proteins from one Phocoena sinus isolate mPhoSin1 chromosome 8, mPhoSin1.pri, whole genome shotgun sequence genomic window:
- the CCDC89 gene encoding coiled-coil domain-containing protein 89: protein MDTPPSEEPLDKQNKNLENQEEETECKELDGLREALANLRGLSEEEKSEKAKLYSRIQEQSQLICILKRRSDEALERCQILELLNTELEEKRMQDAEKLKAKSEQAQRLEERFMTLAANHELMIRFKDEHKSQNIKLREENEKLRMENDHLFSQALKDQEAKVLQLTARSEALTKELESLKQRSTQEACQAQAREKELLELFQSQQACAHTKDTEQLCSQLQSLKQQHQQAVEQMAKAEQAHSQLNRELQARLQTVTCEKDELLQLSMERGKVLQNKQAQIRQLEEKLEMADVARRRALERFEQEAVAVDSNLRVRELQRRVDGIQKAYDELRLQSEAFKKHSLDLLSKERELNAKLRHLFP, encoded by the coding sequence ATGGACACCCCACCCTCTGAAGAACCCTtagataagcaaaacaaaaatctggaAAACCAGGAAGAGGAGACGGAGTGTAAGGAACTGGATGGTCTGAGGGAAGCCTTGGCAAACCTCCGGGGACTGTCCGAAGAGGAGAAGAGTGAGAAGGCGAAGCTGTACTCCCGCATCCAGGAGCAGTCCCAGCTCATCTGCATCCTGAAGCGGAGGTCAGACGAGGCCCTGGAGCGCTGCCAGATCCTGGAGCTGCTcaacacagagctggaggagaagAGGATGCAGGATGCTGAGAAGCTGAAGGCCAAGAGCGAGCAGGCCCAGAGGCTGGAGGAACGCTTTATGACCCTGGCAGCCAACCATGAGTTGATGATCCGCTTCAAGGACGAACACAAAAGTCAGAACATCAAGCTGAGAGAGGAGAATGAGAAGCTGAGGATGGAGAATGACCACCTCTTCAGCCAGGCGCTGAAGGACCAGGAGGCCAAAGTATTGCAGCTCACTGCCCGGAGTGAGGCCCTCACCAAGGAGCTGGAGTCTCTGAAACAGAGGAGCACTCAGGAGGCCTGCCAGGCCCAGGCCCGAGAGAAGGAACTGCTGGAGCTGTTCCAGAGCCAGCAGGCCTGCGCCCACACCAAGGACACAGAGCAGCTGTGCAGCCAGCTGCAGAGCCTCAAGCAGCAGCACCAACAGGCCGTGGAGCAGATGGCCAAGGCCGAGCAGGCACACAGCCAGCTGAACCGGGAGCTGCAGGCGAGGCTGCAGACCGTCACTTGTGAGAAAGACGAGCTGTTGCAGCTGTCCATGGAGAGGGGCAAGGTGCTTCAGAACAAGCAAGCACAGATCCGCCAGCTTGAGGAGAAGTTGGAGATGGCCGATGTGGCCAGGAGGCGTGCGCTAGAGCGGTTCGAACAAGAGGCAGTGGCCGTGGACAGTAACTTGAGAGTCCGGGAACTCCAGCGCAGGGTAGATGGGATCCAGAAGGCCTACGATGAACTCAGGCTGCAGTCAGAAGCCTTCAAAAAGCACAGCCTGGATCTTTTAAGCAAGGAGAGAGAACTCAACGCCAAACTCCGCCATCTCTTTCCATAA
- the CREBZF gene encoding CREB/ATF bZIP transcription factor isoform X1 has protein sequence MRHSLTKLLAASGSDSPTRSESPAPVATCSLPPDLSRAAAEDEGTAAAGSPDRKQPRGDEGESDAGRGGRGIVAARAPSPEEMEEEAIASVPGEETEDMDFLSGLELADLLDPRQPDWHLEPGLNSPGPLSSSGGGSDSGGLWRGDDDDEAAAAEMQRFSDLLQRLLNGIGGCSSGSDSGGGEKRRRKSPGGGGGSSGNDNNQAATKSPRKAAAAAARLNRLKKKEYVMGLESRVRCLAAENQELRAENRELGKRVQALQEESRYLRAVLANETGLARLLSRLSGVGLRLTTSLFRDSPAGDHDYALPVGKQQQDLLEEDDSAGGVCLHVDKDKVSVEFCSACARKASSSLKIFFFR, from the exons ATGAGGCATAGCCTGACCAAACTGCTGGCGGCCTCGGGCAGCGACTCCCCAACCCGCAGCGAGAGCCCGGCGCCGGTCGCGACCTGCTCGCTGCCCCCGGACTTGTCCCGGGCGGCAGCGGAGGACGAGGGGACGGCGGCGGCCGGGTCTCCCGACCGCAAACAGCCGCGCGGCGACGAGGGCGAGTCGGACGCCGGGAGGGGGGGCCGCGGCATCGTGGCCGCGCGCGCGCCCTCGCCcgaggagatggaggaggaggctATCGCCAGCGTCCCCGGGGAGGAGACGGAGGACATGGACTTTCTGTCCGGCCTGGAACTGGCGGATCTGCTGGACCCCCGGCAACCAGACTGGCATCTGGAGCCCGGGCTCAACTCTCCCGGGCCTCTCTCCTCGTCCGGCGGAGGCTCGGATAGCGGCGGCCTGTGGAGAGGGGACGACGACGACGAGGCCGCGGCTGCCGAGATGCAGCGCTTTTCTGACCTGCTGCAGAGGCTGTTAAACGGCATCGGAGGCTGCAGCAGCGGCAGTGACAGTGGCGGCGGCGAAAAGAGGCGGAGAAAGTCCCCGGGAggaggcggcggcagcagcggcaaCGACAACAACCAGGCGGCGACAAAGAGTCCCCGGAaggcggcggcggctgctgccCGTCTCAATCGGCTGAAGAAGAAGGAGTACGTGATGGGGCTGGAGAGTCGAGTACGGTGTCTGGCAGCCGAGAACCAGGAGCTGCGGGCCGAGAATCGGGAGCTGGGAAAGCGCGTACAAGCACTGCAGGAGGAGAGTCGCTACCTACGGGCCGTCTTAGCCAACGAGACCGGACTGGCTCGCTTGCTGAGCCGGCTGAGCGGCGTGGGACTGCGGCTGACCACCTCGCTCTTCAGAGACTCGCCCGCCGGTGACCATGACTACGCTCTGCCCGTGGGTAAGCAGCAGCAGGACCTGCTGGAAGAGGACGACTCAGCCGGAGGAGTGTGTCTTCATGTGGACAAGGATAAGGTGTCGGTGGAGTTCTGCTCGGCGTGCGCCCGGAAGGCGTCGTCTTCTCTTAAAAT TTTCTTTTTTAGGTGA
- the CREBZF gene encoding CREB/ATF bZIP transcription factor isoform X2 codes for MRHSLTKLLAASGSDSPTRSESPAPVATCSLPPDLSRAAAEDEGTAAAGSPDRKQPRGDEGESDAGRGGRGIVAARAPSPEEMEEEAIASVPGEETEDMDFLSGLELADLLDPRQPDWHLEPGLNSPGPLSSSGGGSDSGGLWRGDDDDEAAAAEMQRFSDLLQRLLNGIGGCSSGSDSGGGEKRRRKSPGGGGGSSGNDNNQAATKSPRKAAAAAARLNRLKKKEYVMGLESRVRCLAAENQELRAENRELGKRVQALQEESRYLRAVLANETGLARLLSRLSGVGLRLTTSLFRDSPAGDHDYALPVGKQQQDLLEEDDSAGGVCLHVDKDKVSVEFCSACARKASSSLKM; via the coding sequence ATGAGGCATAGCCTGACCAAACTGCTGGCGGCCTCGGGCAGCGACTCCCCAACCCGCAGCGAGAGCCCGGCGCCGGTCGCGACCTGCTCGCTGCCCCCGGACTTGTCCCGGGCGGCAGCGGAGGACGAGGGGACGGCGGCGGCCGGGTCTCCCGACCGCAAACAGCCGCGCGGCGACGAGGGCGAGTCGGACGCCGGGAGGGGGGGCCGCGGCATCGTGGCCGCGCGCGCGCCCTCGCCcgaggagatggaggaggaggctATCGCCAGCGTCCCCGGGGAGGAGACGGAGGACATGGACTTTCTGTCCGGCCTGGAACTGGCGGATCTGCTGGACCCCCGGCAACCAGACTGGCATCTGGAGCCCGGGCTCAACTCTCCCGGGCCTCTCTCCTCGTCCGGCGGAGGCTCGGATAGCGGCGGCCTGTGGAGAGGGGACGACGACGACGAGGCCGCGGCTGCCGAGATGCAGCGCTTTTCTGACCTGCTGCAGAGGCTGTTAAACGGCATCGGAGGCTGCAGCAGCGGCAGTGACAGTGGCGGCGGCGAAAAGAGGCGGAGAAAGTCCCCGGGAggaggcggcggcagcagcggcaaCGACAACAACCAGGCGGCGACAAAGAGTCCCCGGAaggcggcggcggctgctgccCGTCTCAATCGGCTGAAGAAGAAGGAGTACGTGATGGGGCTGGAGAGTCGAGTACGGTGTCTGGCAGCCGAGAACCAGGAGCTGCGGGCCGAGAATCGGGAGCTGGGAAAGCGCGTACAAGCACTGCAGGAGGAGAGTCGCTACCTACGGGCCGTCTTAGCCAACGAGACCGGACTGGCTCGCTTGCTGAGCCGGCTGAGCGGCGTGGGACTGCGGCTGACCACCTCGCTCTTCAGAGACTCGCCCGCCGGTGACCATGACTACGCTCTGCCCGTGGGTAAGCAGCAGCAGGACCTGCTGGAAGAGGACGACTCAGCCGGAGGAGTGTGTCTTCATGTGGACAAGGATAAGGTGTCGGTGGAGTTCTGCTCGGCGTGCGCCCGGAAGGCGTCGTCTTCTCTTAAAATGTAG